In Methanobrevibacter sp. V74, the genomic window ACTATCTTATCTCCAATCAATGTCCTCATTACATTTACCTGAGTATCATCACCTTCAAGAATTTCAAAGTGATTAATTTGTGAGTTTTTATCTAATTGCCCTACTGTATTTCGGGCACTTCCCCTTAAAACGCATGTGACTTCTGGAACTTCATTAATCAGTCTTGATGCAATTTTGGAGTTGAAATCTGGATGAAGCAATATCAATGTATCCTCACCAATGAATTGTGGATTTAAACTGCTATAATAAAAATTAGATAAAGGAACTGGAGAATTACGTCTTAAAGTAGCTTTCTGGGAAACTGTTTCCTCTTCAATCATGATTTTTAAAATATGGCTCATGACTATGTCCAATGGCCTTTTTCCACAATCGCATTTCATATATTCTCCGTTGAGAATTTCAAAATCTATCAAATCTTTTAATGGCGAGAACTTTTTAATTTGAATATCACTGCATTTTTCACATTCCGCCAGTGATTTAATTTTATCATCAATGTTCAGGATAAAAACCACCTCCTGTATTACTATTGTTTTGGAAGTATAATAATGCTTTGAGCAGTAATAAAAACTATATTAATTAGTATTACTAATTAGTAATTATACCTAAAAATCGCCATTGGTGAAATTATGAATGAAGATACAATACCGCAATATGAAGTAGTGAGGCAAGATTATTCTTCCGATGAAAAAGTTCTTTTAGGAGAAATTCGTGAAAATTTGGTTGATTTAGCTATATCTTCAGGCAACAATTATCAGGTAAGTGAAGAGAAGTTATTAAATGACATTAAGAATTTTTTATTCAGAAGGTTGGATGCAAACAATCAAAATAATCACATCTCGAATGAATATTTAGATAGTTTATCTCAAAAGTTCCTCAGGGACATCATTGGATACGGAGAAATTGATCCATTAATCCAAGATGATGAACTTGAAGAAATCATGATAATTGGAACTGGCAAGCCACTTTTCGTATATCATAGAGAATATGGAATGATGAAAACAAATCTCAAATTTAAAAACAAACAAGAAATCAGAGATTTAATTGATTCGATAGCAAGGCAAATTAACCGCAGAATAGATCAGGAATCCCCAATTCTTGATGGAAGATTAATAGATGGCTCCAGAATAAACGCCACAATCCCCCCAGTTTCACCAGATGGCCCGTCTTTAACAATACGTAAATTTAGAAAAGATCCATTAACCATAATCGATTTAATTAATGCAAAAACAATTTCACTAGATCTTGCAGGATTTTTATGGTTATGCATTGATGGCCTTGGAGTTAAATCCGCAAATGCAATCATATCTGGTGGAACCAGTTCAGGTAAAACAACAACATTAAACGCTCTTTCAGCCTTTATTAACCCTAACGAGAGAATAATCACCATTGAAGACACATTAGAATTGCAAATTCCCCATGAACATGTCATTCGTATGGAAACTCGCCCTGCCAATGTTGAGGGTAAAGGTGAATTAACTATGAATGACTTAGTTAAAAATTCCCTAAGACAACGCCCAGATAAAATAATTGTTGGAGAAGTAAGAGCTCAAGAAGCAATAACTCTTTTTACTGCTCTAAATACTGGACATTCCGGTTTTGGGACATTGCATTCAAATGATGCAAGAGAAACCATAACTCGGTTAACTAATCCTCCAATGTCTGTTCCAAAGATAATGATTCAAGCAATTGATTTTATTATAATGCAAAATAGGATTTACACACCATCCGGAGTTTCTTTTAGAAGAATTAATGAAGTTGCCGAAGTCGTTGGAATTGAAGAGAACACCATACAACTAAATAAAATATTCCAATGGAATCCTGAAAGAGATACAATTGATAATGTAGGCATAACCAGCAATGCATTGGTTCAAATAGCAAAGTTAAGTGGCAGATCCATTACCGACATGCATAATGAAATTGAAAATCGGAAAATTGTTTTAAAGCATATGCTTAATCACAATATCCGCTCTGTTAGTGGAGTGAATAATGTTATAAAACTCTACTATAAGAATCCTCGAAAAGTTTTAAATAAAATTATATTGAACGGGTGATTTAATGTTTAATAACTTTTTTATCATGATAGGAGGAAGCGTACTATCTGTTGTTAATTTTTTTAAGAACATATCCTTTAAAAATATTAAAACAGACAAATTAAAATCAGATGATATCGATTCATCAATCTTTGAAAAGCTCGACTTAACAGCACAGCCCATTAAAAAAAGTGAAAGCAAACTTGATGAAATTAGAGATAAATCAGTTAAATACATGTTAAATAACAAGACCCTATTCATTTTATTTATCGGTCTGATTTTAATCAGCATTTTAACAAGTGCTGAAATAAGTGGAATCTATTTAATCAGCATTGTAATTTTATACATATTTTTGTTGTATTATCCTCAAATGAAAGAGCAGAGAGGATACAGTGATTTGAATCAGGAAATGCCTTATGCTTTACGACATATGGGGATAGAACTAAAAGCCGGAAATGGCCTTCATGATGCATTAATAAAAATTAGGGATGCGAATTATGGATCTCTTTCAAAAGAATTTACAATAGTTCTAGAAGAAGTGAAATTTGGTAAATCAACAGAGGACGCATTAATCGAAATGAGCCATCGAGTAAAATCTGAAGGCCTATCCCGTGCAATTCATCAGATTGTTGGAACTTTAAGGGTTGGAGGCAATTTAGCCAGAAGCTTAGAAATCATTGCAAGCGATATTTCATTTGATATGCAAATTAAACTAAAGGAATATTCTCAAAAACTTAATTCATTTATTTTGATTTATACATTTATAGCTATTTTAGCACCAGTAATAAGTTTAATAATGTTAATGGCAGGTTCAACAGTTATGGGAGACATTATATCTTCAGAATTATTATTTGTGATATATGCAATATTTTTTCCATTAGTTGTGATGTTTATGGGATTATTTATTAAAAAATTAGAGCCTAAAGTATAAAATAAGGGTTTAAATTACTGATTCAAACCCTTTTGATGCAAGTAATCCTACAAATGCACCTTTTTTATCCATTACTATATTTCCTTTAGAATATTGATCAATTGCTGCATTTACCATTGCAGATTTGATATCCGGATTGCTTGAAGCCGCATTGGCTGCCGCTTTTACAATATCCATTACAGCATCGGCTCTTGAAACACCATTGCCCCAATTTTCTTCACGAATTATGTCGATACCGCTGGCATTAGTTATCTCACCATTAATCTCCAATGGTCCTGCAGCAGAAAGTATTGCATCTAATGCTTGACTGTTTATTGCTACAACAGAATCTATTGTTGTATTAGTCTGATATTCAACAATCTCTTTAGCATAATTCATGCCAACATCATTATCCTCATCCCAAAATGCATCATGAAGCAGTAATGCAGAACCGGCACCTTGTTTTTGTGCCTCTAACGGTTCACTGGCGTTAGGGTGGGTCATGCCTCCCGGATAAATGGCTGTGTAATTTTTAAGTGTCCCATTTTCCAAATGAACAATAAATGCCATGTCACAAGCTCCAAGCCCTGGGCGATCTTCACCTTCATCAATTGCACATACTAAAATATTTTTATTTCCTTGAGTAAGCTCATTGTCATGTCCAATAAATAGCGAACCAGCAATTATTGCCACCAATCCAATGAAAACAACAATTAATATTGTAATGATGAGTCTTTTTGTCCTATCCATACTATTACCTACTAAGTTGTTTATTGCAAATATATTAATATTTTTATAAGTTCACTATAAATAACTTTAGTAACAAGTTTAATTAAAAAGAGTCAGATTTAATGATAGGTGAAATTAAATATGATGAACATATTTAATTTCGTGAGAGTAGTTATATGCTTTATTAAATTAGAAAAAGAAACTTAAACTAATTTAATAAATAATCGGAGTGTAGTAATATGGTTTTAATATAAAACCACACCAGCAATAAAAATTAGATTTTAGGTAGACCTAATTTTTTATCACTAATTATAGTGTTGTCACAAGGAGTATATAAATGTTTCTAATTTTTTAGGCACACCTAAATTAATGAAGTCCATTATAAAAATTTCGAAAAAGAGATAAAAATTGGTGTTTAGTGTTTGAGGAGAGTTAAACACCAATTAAGTTTTCTGGAAAATTTTGGCAGAATAATTTTCCATGTACCGAATCAGAAAATTGTGGAAAGCTAATTCAATACAAATATCTATATCTTGGAGATTGTATTATTATTGACTAATAATATGTTTTGTATAAGTGAAAAATTTAGGTATACCTAAATTCATGTCACTTGTATAAAAGTTGGTCGTCATAGTATATAAAGGTTTTGAATTTTTTAGGTGTGACTAAATTTTTTCAATTGAATTTCACAACCTCGATCATATATTTTTTCCATTTTGAGCTTTAAAATAATAGATTCAGTTACTTTTCCATTTCATTATGAAAACAGCCCCGATTAAACCCACCAACAAACCAATAATCAAACCAACGATTAATGGAGTGGTGAAATCGGATGATGTATCTTCATTGACATCAATAGCAACTAATTTTTGAACATTATCTTCGATAGACTTATTATCATCGCCACTAACAATAACCCTGTTTTTTAAATCAGGATGATCATTCAAATAATCCTCTACAGTATCCTGATAAGAAATAGCTAAAATTCTTTTATTCGGATTAGATAATGCATGTTCTAATTGGTGTTCAACATCACCTTCTGAAACATATTTATACACTTTAACATTATCCAAACCCAAATCGTCAACAATTGATTTAGCTAAAATTCCATTGCTTTCATTTGCCATAATCATCGTATCTTCAGTTAAATCAGCACCATGGGCACTAACTGAAGAAATGCCTACGAATAATATTAAACTTAATATTAATAACCCATAAATTTTCATTTTCATAATTAAACCTTCTCAACTTCTAAAATAGCGCTATTAGTTTTTGAAATAAATTCTAAAATAACAACTGTAATTAATCCTTCCATAACCCCAATCATCAAATAATAAGGCAATAAACTAGCAAACAAAACATTTAAGCTAGATGCTCCAGCAGCAGCTAAAATAAATATTTGAGCAAAAGTGGCTGCAAGAATGCCCATTAATGTTGAGATAAAAATCGCAAAGCGTATATTGATATTAAAAAATAGTTTATAAACTCCCCACACAACAAAACTTAAAACAATACCCATGTCTAGAACATTAGCTCCCAAAGTAGTGATGCCCCCTTCGCCCAAGACAAGTGCTTGAACTAAAAGTGCTAAAAAAGAAACTAATGAAGTATTGCATGGACCTAGAATAAACACAACCAATGGAATTATAAAGAAATGCATTGGAATTCCCATTGGTGATGGAATTGTTAGGGAAGTTGCAACAACCACAATGGCGGTTAAAACACCTGCCAGCACCAAACGTTTTTCCATATTTGTCTTTTTTGAAACATGATAAAATGAAATGCTCAAAATAACAAGGCCAATAATTAAATAAACCACACCTTGCTCAAAAGGAAGTAAACCATCTGGAATATGCATTTATTCACCTATTTTAAGTTCCAATACAAGGAAAAATATAATAACTAATATTAAACTGGATATTTTACTTTTATTCATATAAAATCACTTAAACAATTATAAAAAATTTATTTCTAAACGGATAACCTGGTTAAAATAAATCATAACAATATTGATATATTTATTATATATATTAATAAAATTTACTATAATAGTATTAATAATATTTAGACAACATTTGATTTTAGCCGGAAATAAAATTAAAAACATCCAATATTCCTTTAAAACAAAAAAAATTGTAATCGGCGACATATAAAATAAATAAAATCAGCAAATCACATCTCAACTGAGACATGTGAAAAAAATAGAATAAAATAGGAGTTATTAAAAATAACAACTCCAAATAATCAAATTAAGCAATAAAAAGTAATAATATCTACATTAATCTTCCAACGCCGGTAATCTCAATACTAGCAACGCCTTCAATAGCTGAAACCATTTTTTCAACAGGTTCAGATCCGCCTTCACCATCTTCAGTGATGAAATTTAAAATAATAGCAACCAAACCAAAAGCAATTGGTTCTTCAGCGATTTCATGAAGTTTTGCGCCTTCAGGCATTGAACTTTCAATAGTGGATTTGATAGCTTCCAAATCTACTTCAGGACTATCCGGCATGATTTTCATAGTAGTTAATACTTCACCCATTCTAATTCCTCCATTAAACCTATGGTCCTTCAAAACCACATTCGCATTTGTATTCATGGCCAAAAGTACGGCATTTTTCACATCTTGCAATTTTAGATCCACAAATTGGGCATTCGAATTCAACGAAAGTGCCAGTTAATGGAATTTCTTGTTTACAACTAATACATTCTACTGTTTTCATATTAATCACCTGTTATTTCTGTGTAATCGAAGTTATAATCATTTATACTATCATCTATTAAAGATAACACCCTATCTGGGTACTTCCCATTCACAACATAACAATTAGTCCCAAACTTTAATAAAAGAGATGGCAACATTACATCAACCGATGACTCTTGAAAATTCAGTAAGGTTTTTGCATCGATTTTACTTATGAATGTTGAACCTGACTCTTTAGGTTCTTGGGTATATATACCATTTACATTTGTTATTATTAAAAGTTTTGCATTTAACAAGTGTGAGATATATGCCGCTATTGAATCTGAAGTTACATCCCAACTACAATCAAAAGGATCTTCGCTCTTTAAAAATTCAGATACTGCAAAAATCGGAGTAAAACCTTCATCAGATATTTTATTAACCTCTTCAATGGAATATGCCAATTTTGTAGATTCAACTTTATCACTGACAAGTTTGGCTATTATGTCCATGCAATCAATAGCTGTCCAGTGAGCGGTTTCCTTGGAAAAGCTAAGTTCATCATCATATTCTCTAATTAAATTAGCAAATTCCCCACCTCCTAAAATAATTACCGAATTTGTGTTTCTGAGTTGTTTTGCCAATTCCATAGCATGATTTGGAAATAAGCTTCCTCCAATTTTGACTACCTGTTTTATGATAATAATCACAACCTTGTTTAATTGAAAATAAGATAAATTAAAATGACAGAAACGTTATAAAAGTTTTAAATCCCCAGTCACTTCATCAATAATTTCGTCCTCATCTGGACCAAGTGATAAAACTGTGACACTTGAGGTAGGTATTTGAGTTCTTCCAGCATCAACTACCAAATAATTAGCTATTCCTTTTTTATCAGCTAATTTTTTAAGCTCGGTTAATTCATCCAAGGTTTTAACTTTTAAAACAACCTTTCCATAAGCATCATTTTCCCATTTTCGAATTTTGTCTTTAGAGGATTTCTTATATGCACCTATAGCTCCATGACAACACTGTGCTGCAATTTTCCCTTTACCCATTTTTAAATCAGTTCTCACGATCAATACCTGTTTCACATTATCACGATTTCCCACTTAATTAAAAAAAAGTAAAAAAAATAAAAATTAATAAAATAAGGAAAGGATATCTTCCTTAAAAAGCATTATTCCAATTTAAAGTACACAACAATAATTGCTATGAAAACAATAACCGCAGCAATAATTAAAATCATTAGTAATGAATTATCAGCGGAAAAATCATTGATTCCAGAAAGATTATTAGTATTATTCGATACATTATTTGTTTGATTGGTTATATTTACAGTATTATTATTTGAATCTGCGGTACCTGTTGATGGTGAATTAGCAGAGTATGTTGGTTGAGACTGAGAATAAGAACTAGATCCAGAGCCACCACTACTTCCAGAACGGCCTGAATATCTATAACTATTAGCACCAGAACTACCTGAAGAAGAACCTTCAGAAGATGAACCTTCTTGATTGGAATTAGAAGACTCGCCAGATTCTGAACTACCCGTATCTTCAGGCTCAGAACTGCCTGATTCTGAACCGTCACCCGTACTATTATCTGCACTGACGACTCCGCAAGCAGAAATTACCACAAATAAAATCAATATTAAACATAGAATTTTATTAATTTTCATTAAACCACCTATCAATTTCGAATTTAAATTAAATTCAAAAGTGAGTTACATCTAATTAACAATTTTATATTTATATACTTAAAAAGGTTACTAAATCAATTTGGTGTTAATGCTTTTTAAGACTTAATTAGACATAATTTATTAAATAGAAATAATAAAATTATAGATGATTATATTTTTAAGGAGATTATAATGACTCGTATTTCAATTTTAGACAAAGATAGGTGTCAGCCAAAAAAATGTGATTATCTTTGTATTCATTACTGCCCAGGTGTTAGAATGGAAGAAGACACCATAGTAATTGATGAAGATACTAAAAAACCGTTGATATCTGAAGAATTATGTGAAGGGTGCGGTATCTGTACTAATCGATGCCCATTTGATGCCATTACAATTATTAACTTGCCTGAAGCAGCAGGCGAACCAATCCATAGATTCGGTCAAAACCAATTTGAATTATTTGGCCTTCCACAGCTGGAAGAAGGAACAGTTTTAGGTCTTCTGGGCCCGAACGGTATTGGTAAATCCACAATCATGAATATCCTATCTGGAAGTTTAATTCCAAACTTCGGAAACTATGAAAACAAGCCTGAAAACTGGGATGACGTAATTGAGTATTATAAAGGTTCATCCCTGCAACAATACTTTAAAGACTTATCCGAAGGCAGTATCAAAACAATATTAAAACCTCAAATGGTTGATAAACTTCCAAAAGTTGTTAAAGGTAAAGTTAGAGACTTACTTGATAATGTTAATGAAAGAGACAAATTAGATTATGTTACAAAAGAACTGCAATTAGAAAACGTGCTTGATAGAAAAATGGAAAACCTAAGTGGCGGAGAACTTCAAAGAGTTGCAATAGCTGCAACAGTTTTAAGAGAAGGAGACTTCTACTACTTCGACGAACCAACATCATGGTTAGATGTTTCCCAAAGATTGAATGCAGTTAAAGTGATTCGTTCACTAGCAGATGAAGGAAAAAGCGTTCTCGTAATAGAACACGATCTTGCTACTTTAGATGCGCTTTCAGACAATATTCACATATTATACGGTTCTCCTGGAGGATATGGTGTAGTGTCTGGAAGAAAAGGAGTGCGTTTAGGAATTAATGCTTATATTAATGGATTTTTAGCAGAAGAAAATGTTAGGATTAGAAGGAATCCTATTGAATTTACAATCAGACCCCCAACTCCTGAAGACGAAGGAGAACCGCTTGCAAGTTATTCCGACTTAAGTAAAGACTATGATGGATTTGAATTAACTGCTGATGCAGGAGAAATATTTTATGATGAAATCGTAACCGCATTTGGATCTAACGGTATCGGTAAAACCACATTTGCCAAAATGCTTGCAGGAGTGGAAGATCCGAGTTCTGGTGAAGTTGATGAAGAAGTTTCAATAGCTTACAAGCCCCAATACATTGTTTCTAACTTTGAAGGAAGCGTAAGTGACTTTTTATACATGAATGCACCTAGCTTTGGCAGCAATATCTTTGAAAGTGAAATCATGAAACCATTAACATTAAATGAAATGCTGGACAAACCTGTTAAAGGCTTGAGTGGAGGGGAACTTCAAAGATTAGCCATAGCTGCAACACTTTCCAAAGATGCTGAAATTTATCTTTTCGACGAACCGACAGCATTTTTAGATGTTGAACAAAGACTAATAGCTGCAAGAGTAATACGCAAAATGGTTGAAAGTAGAAATGCAGCTTCACTTATTGTTGACCACGATATTGTATTTATTGATTATATCTCTGATAGGGCAATGGTATTTAACGGAACACCCGGTTTGAATGGTCATGCTTCAAAACCAACTGACTTAAGAAATGCGATGAATGAGTTTTTAGGAAACTTGAACATTACATTTAGAAGGGATAAAGAAACAAAAAGACCTAGAGTTAACAAACTTGACAGTTACAAAGACCGTGAGCAAAAAGAAAAAGGGGAGTATTACTACTTATCCGA contains:
- a CDS encoding methyltransferase domain-containing protein: MVFILNIDDKIKSLAECEKCSDIQIKKFSPLKDLIDFEILNGEYMKCDCGKRPLDIVMSHILKIMIEEETVSQKATLRRNSPVPLSNFYYSSLNPQFIGEDTLILLHPDFNSKIASRLINEVPEVTCVLRGSARNTVGQLDKNSQINHFEILEGDDTQVNVMRTLIGDKIVIVKNQSKHHIEVAVTTEQKLVSLHNYLENNKVKKGVAIDGMCGLGALGIYLLKYGFEKVIFNDINPEMIEALKSNLEYNGIREGYEILNGAFEDLDFNHVDLCLIDAFPGIDTEGFVKKAEKIADNVFKV
- a CDS encoding CpaF family protein, with protein sequence MNEDTIPQYEVVRQDYSSDEKVLLGEIRENLVDLAISSGNNYQVSEEKLLNDIKNFLFRRLDANNQNNHISNEYLDSLSQKFLRDIIGYGEIDPLIQDDELEEIMIIGTGKPLFVYHREYGMMKTNLKFKNKQEIRDLIDSIARQINRRIDQESPILDGRLIDGSRINATIPPVSPDGPSLTIRKFRKDPLTIIDLINAKTISLDLAGFLWLCIDGLGVKSANAIISGGTSSGKTTTLNALSAFINPNERIITIEDTLELQIPHEHVIRMETRPANVEGKGELTMNDLVKNSLRQRPDKIIVGEVRAQEAITLFTALNTGHSGFGTLHSNDARETITRLTNPPMSVPKIMIQAIDFIIMQNRIYTPSGVSFRRINEVAEVVGIEENTIQLNKIFQWNPERDTIDNVGITSNALVQIAKLSGRSITDMHNEIENRKIVLKHMLNHNIRSVSGVNNVIKLYYKNPRKVLNKIILNG
- a CDS encoding type II secretion system F family protein translates to MFNNFFIMIGGSVLSVVNFFKNISFKNIKTDKLKSDDIDSSIFEKLDLTAQPIKKSESKLDEIRDKSVKYMLNNKTLFILFIGLILISILTSAEISGIYLISIVILYIFLLYYPQMKEQRGYSDLNQEMPYALRHMGIELKAGNGLHDALIKIRDANYGSLSKEFTIVLEEVKFGKSTEDALIEMSHRVKSEGLSRAIHQIVGTLRVGGNLARSLEIIASDISFDMQIKLKEYSQKLNSFILIYTFIAILAPVISLIMLMAGSTVMGDIISSELLFVIYAIFFPLVVMFMGLFIKKLEPKV
- a CDS encoding DUF4012 domain-containing protein, whose product is MDRTKRLIITILIVVFIGLVAIIAGSLFIGHDNELTQGNKNILVCAIDEGEDRPGLGACDMAFIVHLENGTLKNYTAIYPGGMTHPNASEPLEAQKQGAGSALLLHDAFWDEDNDVGMNYAKEIVEYQTNTTIDSVVAINSQALDAILSAAGPLEINGEITNASGIDIIREENWGNGVSRADAVMDIVKAAANAASSNPDIKSAMVNAAIDQYSKGNIVMDKKGAFVGLLASKGFESVI
- a CDS encoding energy-coupling factor ABC transporter permease; its protein translation is MHIPDGLLPFEQGVVYLIIGLVILSISFYHVSKKTNMEKRLVLAGVLTAIVVVATSLTIPSPMGIPMHFFIIPLVVFILGPCNTSLVSFLALLVQALVLGEGGITTLGANVLDMGIVLSFVVWGVYKLFFNINIRFAIFISTLMGILAATFAQIFILAAAGASSLNVLFASLLPYYLMIGVMEGLITVVILEFISKTNSAILEVEKV
- a CDS encoding elongation factor 1-beta; amino-acid sequence: MGEVLTTMKIMPDSPEVDLEAIKSTIESSMPEGAKLHEIAEEPIAFGLVAIILNFITEDGEGGSEPVEKMVSAIEGVASIEITGVGRLM
- a CDS encoding zinc finger domain-containing protein → MKTVECISCKQEIPLTGTFVEFECPICGSKIARCEKCRTFGHEYKCECGFEGP
- a CDS encoding delta 1-pyrroline-5-carboxylate synthetase; translation: MIIIIKQVVKIGGSLFPNHAMELAKQLRNTNSVIILGGGEFANLIREYDDELSFSKETAHWTAIDCMDIIAKLVSDKVESTKLAYSIEEVNKISDEGFTPIFAVSEFLKSEDPFDCSWDVTSDSIAAYISHLLNAKLLIITNVNGIYTQEPKESGSTFISKIDAKTLLNFQESSVDVMLPSLLLKFGTNCYVVNGKYPDRVLSLIDDSINDYNFDYTEITGD
- the pth2 gene encoding aminoacyl-tRNA hydrolase yields the protein MKQVLIVRTDLKMGKGKIAAQCCHGAIGAYKKSSKDKIRKWENDAYGKVVLKVKTLDELTELKKLADKKGIANYLVVDAGRTQIPTSSVTVLSLGPDEDEIIDEVTGDLKLL
- a CDS encoding ribosome biogenesis/translation initiation ATPase RLI: MTRISILDKDRCQPKKCDYLCIHYCPGVRMEEDTIVIDEDTKKPLISEELCEGCGICTNRCPFDAITIINLPEAAGEPIHRFGQNQFELFGLPQLEEGTVLGLLGPNGIGKSTIMNILSGSLIPNFGNYENKPENWDDVIEYYKGSSLQQYFKDLSEGSIKTILKPQMVDKLPKVVKGKVRDLLDNVNERDKLDYVTKELQLENVLDRKMENLSGGELQRVAIAATVLREGDFYYFDEPTSWLDVSQRLNAVKVIRSLADEGKSVLVIEHDLATLDALSDNIHILYGSPGGYGVVSGRKGVRLGINAYINGFLAEENVRIRRNPIEFTIRPPTPEDEGEPLASYSDLSKDYDGFELTADAGEIFYDEIVTAFGSNGIGKTTFAKMLAGVEDPSSGEVDEEVSIAYKPQYIVSNFEGSVSDFLYMNAPSFGSNIFESEIMKPLTLNEMLDKPVKGLSGGELQRLAIAATLSKDAEIYLFDEPTAFLDVEQRLIAARVIRKMVESRNAASLIVDHDIVFIDYISDRAMVFNGTPGLNGHASKPTDLRNAMNEFLGNLNITFRRDKETKRPRVNKLDSYKDREQKEKGEYYYLSD